GCGGAGTCCCGCAGCAAGGAGCAGCCCGACTTCATGCCGGTGGGCGTCGATGCGCCGAAGCGCCCGGTCCGGGCAAAGTCGGTCACCGGTCAGAAGGCCCTGGAGGCGGAGCTGGAGGGCGCCCGCGGGCGCAACGAGGCGCGGGCGCGCCGCCGCGAGTGCCGGCCAAGGCGCTGCGGCCACGATCAAGCCGGCCCCGGCGCCTCCGCAATAGCAACGCTTTTGTGGGTCGGCGACGGCGCGCAAATCTGCTACGGCAGATGGTTCGCGCGACCGGCACAGACGAGAGACGCCAGATTCGGGACGCGCCGATGGACACGCCCATGACCGACTTCCACCGCATCAAGCGACTGCCGCCCTACGTCTTCGAGCAGGTCAACCGGATCAAGGCCGCCGCCCGAGCGCAGGGCGCCGACATCATCGACCTCGGCATGGGCAATCCGGATCTGGACGCGCCGAAGCACGTCATCGCCAAGCTGTGCGAGACGGCGGGGCGGCCGCGCACCGACCGCTACTCGGCCTCGAAGGGCATCGCGGGCCTCCGCCGGGCGCAGGCCGGCTATTACCAGCGCCGCTTCGGCGTGAGCCTCAACCCCGACACGCAGGTCGTGGCGACCCTGGGCTCCAAGGAAGGCTTCGCCAACATGGCCCAGGCGATCACCGCCCCCGGTGACGTCGTGCTGGTCCCGAATCCGAGCTATCCGATCCACGCCTTCGGCTTCCTGATGGCCGGCGGCGTGATCCGCTCCGTGCCGGCCGAACCGACCCCGGCGATGTTCCCGGCGCTCGAGCGGGCCATGCGCCACTCGATCCCGAAGCCGGTGGCCCTGGTAGTCTGCTACCCGTCGAACCCCACCGCCTACGTGGCGAGCCTCGACTTCTACAAGGACCTCGTCGCCTTCGCGAAGCAGCACGAGCTGATCCTGCTGTCGGACCTCGCCTACGCGGAGGTCTATTTCGACGGGAACCCGCCGCCTTCGGTGCTGCAGGTGCCGGGCGCGATCGACTGCACGGTGGAGTTCACCTCGCTATCGAAAACCTACTCGATGGCCGGCTGGCGCATGGGCTTCGCGGTGGGCAACGAGCGCCTGCTCGCGGCGCTGACCCGGGTGAAATCCTACCTCGATTACGGTGCTTTCACGCCGATCCAGGTCGCCGCCACCGCCGCCCTCAACGGGCCGGACGACTGCATCAACGAGATGCGCGGCACCTACCGGAAGCGGCGCGATGCACTGGTGGAATCTTTCGGCAAGGCCGGCTGGACCATCCCGTCGCCGGCCGCTTCGATGTTCGCCTGGGTTCCGATCCCGGAACGCTATCGGGAGATGGGCAGTCTCGAATTCTCCAAGCTGCTCTTGGAAAAATCCGACGTGGCGGTGGCGCCCGGCATCGGCTTCGGCGAGTTCGGCGACGAGTACGTCCGCATCGCGCTGGTGGAGAACGAGCAGCGCATCCGGCAGGCGGCCCGCAACGTCCGTCGCTTCTTCGACGGCGGCGACAAGACCCTGCACAACGTCGTGCCAATGGCCCGCGTCGGCTGAGGCGCGGCCCGGCGAACCGGGATCCGGTTCGTTACCAGCCAGCGCGGTGTCCCAAGATCCGGAGCCGCCGCGCAGCTTCGCCCCAGAGCGCTTATGAGGTGGGTCTGGCACCCGGATCCGAAGATACGGCACGCAATTCGCTGGTACTATCGAATGGGTCGCCGCGTATGGATCCACGAAGTATTGGCGTTTATATTCGTCGACCGCGCTCGATCTGACGGCCGAACAGTCTTCGATCATCTTGGCGCGGCACACGACCACGAGGAAGAGGCTTCCAGTGCGGCCCGTTCGCCGAAGCCTCACCTGGTCGGAGCTACGATGCACGGCACTGTTGGTGCCCCTTAACCAAAGGCCACGTTCTGCCAAGCTCGTCCAGCTCGCGCCCCTAAGTGTGTAGCGGATCGGCGCGTCCGCAGACGAAAATGTAGGCCCGCTTTATCCGGCGGCCATATCAAGATCGCACCGGCTGATTTCCATCCATGGAACCCGGCCAGAGAGTC
This window of the Methylobacterium tardum genome carries:
- a CDS encoding LL-diaminopimelate aminotransferase, whose protein sequence is MTDFHRIKRLPPYVFEQVNRIKAAARAQGADIIDLGMGNPDLDAPKHVIAKLCETAGRPRTDRYSASKGIAGLRRAQAGYYQRRFGVSLNPDTQVVATLGSKEGFANMAQAITAPGDVVLVPNPSYPIHAFGFLMAGGVIRSVPAEPTPAMFPALERAMRHSIPKPVALVVCYPSNPTAYVASLDFYKDLVAFAKQHELILLSDLAYAEVYFDGNPPPSVLQVPGAIDCTVEFTSLSKTYSMAGWRMGFAVGNERLLAALTRVKSYLDYGAFTPIQVAATAALNGPDDCINEMRGTYRKRRDALVESFGKAGWTIPSPAASMFAWVPIPERYREMGSLEFSKLLLEKSDVAVAPGIGFGEFGDEYVRIALVENEQRIRQAARNVRRFFDGGDKTLHNVVPMARVG